The Virgibacillus phasianinus genome includes a window with the following:
- a CDS encoding YdeI/OmpD-associated family protein, producing MTNSGKNPKVDEFLSKSKKWKDEYGKLRDIVLDSKLTEEFKWGKPCYTYKNKNVVLIHGFKEYCAFLFHKGALLKDTHGILIQQTENVQAARQIRFTNVQEIVELEPILKTYVNEAIEIEKSGLEVKLKNDFTIPEELQDKFNEIPALKTAFEELTPGRQRAYILYFSKAKQSKTRESRIEKYMQQILDGKGLND from the coding sequence ATGACAAATAGTGGAAAAAACCCCAAGGTTGATGAATTTTTGAGTAAATCGAAAAAGTGGAAAGATGAATATGGGAAGTTAAGAGATATCGTTCTTGACAGTAAGCTGACTGAAGAATTCAAGTGGGGTAAACCTTGCTATACTTATAAGAATAAAAACGTTGTACTAATCCATGGATTTAAAGAATATTGCGCGTTTCTGTTCCACAAAGGTGCCTTATTAAAGGATACCCATGGAATTCTAATCCAACAAACAGAGAATGTACAGGCTGCGCGCCAGATTCGGTTCACCAATGTTCAAGAAATAGTTGAATTGGAACCCATCTTGAAAACCTATGTAAACGAAGCCATTGAAATTGAAAAGTCCGGCTTAGAAGTGAAATTGAAAAACGATTTCACCATACCTGAGGAACTTCAAGATAAATTTAATGAAATTCCGGCGCTGAAAACTGCTTTTGAAGAATTGACGCCGGGACGTCAACGAGCATACATTCTTTATTTTTCCAAAGCCAAACAATCCAAAACACGCGAGTCAAGAATCGAAAAATATATGCAGCAAATTCTCGACGGAAAGGGATTAAATGATTGA
- a CDS encoding GNAT family N-acetyltransferase, giving the protein MPLHICEVTTENWRPVTALSVSEQQSKFIESNAFSLAESQFEKNGISFGLYDGETLVGYAMYGWPSHSTQSAWLDRFMIDYRFQGNGYAKQYLPLLIQQMTCQYGCKKIYLSLHPDNKPAQKLYESFGFRLNGEVDDTGPVFGVVMELLIDTFELK; this is encoded by the coding sequence ATGCCTCTTCACATTTGTGAAGTAACAACAGAAAATTGGCGTCCTGTCACTGCTTTATCTGTGTCGGAACAGCAAAGTAAGTTTATTGAAAGCAATGCTTTTTCTTTAGCTGAATCGCAGTTTGAAAAAAATGGGATTTCGTTTGGTTTATATGATGGGGAAACCCTTGTTGGATATGCAATGTACGGCTGGCCTTCGCATTCAACACAAAGCGCCTGGTTGGATCGTTTTATGATTGATTACCGTTTTCAAGGTAACGGATACGCGAAACAGTATCTTCCCTTATTAATTCAACAAATGACCTGCCAATACGGTTGCAAGAAAATTTATTTAAGCCTGCATCCTGATAACAAACCAGCACAAAAGTTATATGAATCCTTTGGTTTTCGCCTGAACGGTGAAGTGGATGATACTGGCCCTGTATTTGGGGTTGTAATGGAATTACTTATAGATACATTTGAGTTAAAATAA
- a CDS encoding DUF817 domain-containing protein, with protein MGALTQLVRFGWEQALSCLFPVVIFASLAITQIVPLPLLPRYDWLFIIFLLMQWWMVRSGLETRDELKVITLFHLIGLALELFKVHMGSWSYPEEGYSKIFGVPLYSGFMYASVASYLCQAWRRLKVELIKWPPFLVVVPLAAAIYLNFFTHHYWIDVRYWLAGLVIIVFWQSWVTYEINGILYRMPLALSFVLIGFFIWIAENIATFFGAWEYPNQTDAWSLVHLGKVSSWLLLVIVSFLIVATLKRVKGRNPL; from the coding sequence ATGGGAGCACTAACACAACTCGTTCGGTTTGGTTGGGAGCAGGCCCTATCCTGTTTGTTTCCCGTTGTGATTTTTGCGTCGCTTGCCATTACACAAATCGTGCCGCTTCCTCTTCTGCCACGGTATGACTGGCTGTTCATCATCTTCCTGCTGATGCAGTGGTGGATGGTGCGTTCTGGGCTTGAAACACGGGATGAACTGAAGGTTATCACATTGTTCCACCTTATTGGACTTGCACTTGAACTGTTCAAGGTACATATGGGTTCATGGTCTTATCCAGAGGAAGGATACTCCAAAATTTTTGGAGTGCCTTTATATAGTGGATTCATGTACGCAAGCGTAGCGAGTTATCTTTGCCAGGCTTGGAGGAGGCTGAAGGTTGAACTGATTAAGTGGCCGCCGTTTTTGGTGGTTGTTCCTCTTGCAGCCGCGATTTATTTGAATTTTTTCACCCATCATTATTGGATTGACGTCCGCTATTGGCTAGCTGGACTGGTAATTATCGTTTTTTGGCAATCGTGGGTCACATACGAGATTAATGGAATCCTTTACCGCATGCCACTCGCGCTTTCTTTTGTGCTGATCGGATTTTTTATCTGGATCGCCGAAAATATCGCAACTTTCTTTGGAGCTTGGGAATACCCAAACCAAACCGATGCATGGAGTCTCGTTCATCTAGGAAAGGTGAGTTCATGGCTGTTGTTAGTGATTGTTAGCTTTCTTATAGTAGCTACGTTGAAGCGGGTAAAGGGAAGAAATCCACTATAA
- a CDS encoding isoprenyl transferase, which produces MYQSSFDHVAIIMDGNGRWGKKRHLIRSEGHYAGSKRMEEIIDASIGLNIKVLTLYAFSSENWSRPYDEVNYLMELPVRFFNKKLPEFMRRNIQIRISGNTDPLPDKTREVLDKAVASTANNTGIIVNFAFNYGGRGDIIHAAKTLIKDVRNGKISEDEITEERMQQYLYTGDLPSPDMIIRTGGEKRISNFLLWQSAESELYFSDVYFPDFTSEMLAKAIGHKQVNSYLSG; this is translated from the coding sequence ATGTATCAAAGCAGCTTTGACCATGTAGCAATTATCATGGATGGGAATGGCCGATGGGGCAAAAAAAGACATCTGATCCGAAGTGAAGGACATTATGCGGGATCGAAGCGAATGGAAGAGATTATTGACGCTAGTATTGGGCTGAACATTAAGGTACTGACGCTGTATGCCTTTTCCTCAGAGAACTGGTCCAGACCATATGATGAAGTGAATTACCTGATGGAATTGCCAGTAAGGTTTTTTAATAAAAAGCTCCCCGAGTTTATGAGAAGGAATATTCAAATCAGAATTTCCGGAAACACGGACCCACTTCCAGATAAAACCCGGGAAGTGCTAGACAAGGCAGTTGCTTCTACCGCGAATAATACTGGTATTATCGTCAATTTTGCTTTCAATTATGGTGGCAGGGGTGACATTATCCATGCCGCCAAGACATTGATCAAGGACGTCAGAAACGGAAAGATTAGCGAAGATGAGATAACTGAGGAAAGAATGCAGCAGTATTTGTACACTGGGGACCTGCCGTCACCCGACATGATTATCCGGACGGGTGGGGAGAAGAGGATAAGTAATTTCCTGCTCTGGCAGTCCGCTGAATCGGAGCTGTATTTCTCTGATGTGTATTTCCCCGACTTCACAAGTGAAATGCTTGCCAAAGCGATTGGTCATAAGCAGGTGAACAGTTATTTGAGCGGGTGA
- a CDS encoding helix-turn-helix domain-containing protein, producing the protein MAIIINIDVMLAKRKMSVTELSERVGITMANLSILKNGKAKAIRLSTLEAICKALECQPGDILEYRSDEGT; encoded by the coding sequence ATGGCGATTATAATCAATATTGATGTGATGTTGGCTAAAAGAAAAATGAGTGTCACAGAACTTTCGGAGCGGGTTGGAATTACGATGGCTAACCTTTCTATATTGAAAAACGGAAAGGCAAAAGCAATCAGGCTGTCAACCTTAGAGGCAATTTGCAAAGCATTAGAATGCCAGCCTGGGGATATTTTAGAGTACCGAAGTGATGAAGGCACTTAA
- a CDS encoding DUF2975 domain-containing protein, producing MKRGSTLFLKIAVILIGIPILALCIFVVPGIANFAAELYPDVASINYLVLIVMYGAAIPFYIALYQAFKLLGYIDLNKAFSDLSVIALKNIKYCAITISILYVGGMPLFYLMAEKDDAPGIIVLGLIIIFASLVIAVFAALLQKLLKNAVAIKSENDLTV from the coding sequence ATGAAACGAGGATCAACACTCTTTTTAAAAATAGCGGTTATTCTGATTGGAATCCCGATTCTAGCATTGTGCATATTCGTGGTACCCGGGATAGCGAATTTTGCAGCAGAATTGTATCCGGATGTTGCTTCTATCAACTATCTCGTTTTAATCGTTATGTATGGGGCGGCAATACCTTTTTACATTGCCCTGTATCAAGCTTTCAAACTCCTAGGCTATATTGACCTGAATAAAGCTTTCTCGGATTTATCTGTAATTGCTTTAAAAAATATCAAATACTGTGCAATCACAATCAGTATTTTGTATGTGGGTGGCATGCCACTCTTTTATCTCATGGCGGAAAAAGATGACGCACCAGGTATCATCGTACTCGGATTGATCATTATTTTTGCATCATTGGTGATTGCAGTATTTGCTGCTCTTCTACAAAAATTATTAAAAAATGCTGTAGCTATAAAATCAGAAAATGATTTAACGGTCTGA
- the bla gene encoding class A beta-lactamase produces MNLWNKVYNAISFKKVAPLILLSCITLVGCAEDNGNAAQLKQQNQETTLKDEFVKLEKEFDARLGVYALDTGTNQTITYRSDERFAYTSTHKALAVGALLQQKSIADLDERIMYTRDELVNYNPITEKHVDTGMTLKELCEAAIRYSDNTAGNLILEQLGGPSGFKKSLREIGDDVTNPERVEPKLNEVKPGETHDTSTPKALATSLQAFTIGDALPAKKRSLLTDWLKESTTGDTLIRSGVPKGWEVGDKSGAGSYGTRNDIAVIWPPKGEPIVLAVLTSRDKEDADYNDKLIEQATKQVVDALKANHKGES; encoded by the coding sequence ATGAATTTATGGAATAAAGTTTACAATGCGATTAGCTTTAAAAAGGTTGCCCCATTGATACTGCTATCATGCATTACGCTCGTGGGTTGTGCAGAGGATAACGGCAATGCTGCCCAACTAAAACAACAAAATCAAGAAACCACATTGAAAGATGAATTTGTCAAACTAGAGAAGGAATTTGATGCTAGACTTGGGGTTTATGCATTGGACACTGGCACAAACCAAACGATAACGTATCGTTCTGATGAGCGTTTTGCGTATACATCTACCCATAAGGCCTTAGCCGTTGGGGCACTATTACAGCAAAAGTCAATAGCCGATCTTGATGAAAGAATTATGTATACACGTGATGAACTTGTCAATTATAATCCAATTACTGAGAAGCATGTTGATACAGGAATGACTCTTAAGGAGCTTTGCGAGGCTGCTATTCGGTATTCTGACAATACTGCTGGGAACTTAATACTTGAGCAACTTGGCGGACCAAGTGGATTTAAAAAATCTCTTAGGGAGATTGGTGATGATGTTACCAATCCGGAAAGGGTCGAGCCAAAGTTAAATGAGGTAAAACCGGGAGAAACCCATGATACAAGTACACCAAAGGCACTGGCTACAAGTCTTCAAGCATTCACAATCGGAGATGCACTGCCAGCGAAAAAACGCTCGTTATTAACCGATTGGCTTAAAGAGAGCACCACCGGGGACACATTAATCCGTTCAGGAGTACCAAAAGGATGGGAAGTCGGAGATAAGTCTGGAGCCGGATCATATGGTACGCGAAATGACATTGCTGTTATTTGGCCACCAAAAGGGGAACCAATTGTTCTTGCGGTTCTTACCAGCCGCGATAAAGAAGACGCCGATTATAACGATAAACTTATAGAACAAGCCACAAAGCAAGTAGTTGATGCCCTTAAAGCCAACCACAAGGGGGAAAGCTAA
- a CDS encoding BlaR1 family beta-lactam sensor/signal transducer, producing MFFTHLIVSFIVSSFTFAIITLFRKLFKKQLSAKWQYNLWFILLIALTLPFIPNHFFDFGNIFTWDIDQGNGSSPSSGTTGNQTLTDGNWMRDFTISVNRLDLTLLNEILAAIWMTGMLVMIALTIHAWLKLKKIKDTTSSLRNEEILDLFGQCKHRLNISRRLIIGESPLIKSPLTFGIFKTYVVLPSHFEKWLSMDDIKYIFLHELNHYKSKDSVMNYLTIFYQILYWFNPFVWVAFKEMRLDREIACDAAVLNSLDKNCYADYGNTIINFADRSSRPKYFTLVNQLNGSKEQIKRRITRIASFTTESKLMKLKSIAIFMLVGGFVATQVPIVSAMAYDDNRYEFESERIVNEDLSRYFEGSKGSFVLYDLQADQYRIYNENQSTIRVSPDSTYKIYSALFALESHVITRDSSTIRWNGKQYPYDSWNMDQNLSTAMKNSVTWYFQALDEKVGMDTIQAYLQQIGYGNYNLSGGKSQFWLESSLKISPIEQVQLLKAFYTNELGFNHNNVQTVKEMIKLEGKDGAILSGKTGTGSVNGKNINGWFVGYVEGKTNTYFFATNIQNKNSSSGSKAAKITKSILRDKDIY from the coding sequence ATGTTCTTTACTCACCTTATCGTAAGTTTTATCGTGTCCTCTTTTACTTTTGCAATCATCACGCTGTTTAGGAAATTGTTTAAAAAGCAATTATCAGCGAAATGGCAATATAATCTATGGTTTATTTTGCTGATTGCTTTGACTCTTCCTTTTATACCGAATCACTTTTTTGATTTTGGCAATATATTTACTTGGGATATTGATCAGGGTAATGGATCAAGTCCTTCTTCTGGCACTACTGGAAATCAAACATTAACAGACGGAAATTGGATGCGGGACTTTACTATATCCGTAAATCGTCTTGACCTGACCCTACTGAATGAAATTCTAGCCGCCATATGGATGACCGGGATGTTAGTGATGATTGCGCTGACAATACACGCATGGTTAAAGTTGAAAAAAATTAAAGACACCACATCCAGCTTGAGAAATGAAGAGATCCTAGATTTATTCGGGCAATGCAAGCATCGTTTAAATATTTCAAGACGGTTGATTATTGGCGAATCGCCACTTATCAAATCTCCTCTTACTTTCGGTATTTTTAAGACTTACGTCGTGCTTCCAAGCCATTTTGAAAAATGGCTGTCTATGGATGATATTAAATATATTTTCTTGCATGAACTAAATCATTACAAATCCAAAGATAGTGTAATGAATTACCTGACCATCTTTTATCAAATTTTATACTGGTTTAACCCTTTTGTTTGGGTTGCTTTCAAAGAGATGCGGTTGGATCGTGAAATAGCTTGTGATGCTGCCGTTTTAAATTCTTTGGACAAGAACTGTTATGCAGATTACGGGAATACGATTATTAACTTTGCTGATAGATCATCCAGGCCAAAGTATTTCACGTTGGTTAATCAACTAAATGGTTCCAAGGAACAAATCAAAAGACGCATTACACGTATCGCATCTTTCACTACTGAATCAAAGCTGATGAAACTAAAAAGCATCGCCATCTTTATGCTTGTAGGGGGATTTGTGGCAACTCAGGTTCCAATCGTTTCTGCAATGGCTTATGACGATAATCGTTACGAGTTTGAAAGTGAACGAATAGTGAATGAGGATCTTAGCAGGTACTTTGAGGGATCGAAAGGCAGCTTTGTTTTGTACGATTTGCAGGCTGATCAATATCGTATCTATAATGAAAATCAAAGCACAATAAGGGTTTCACCGGACTCCACGTACAAGATCTATAGTGCATTGTTTGCATTAGAGTCACATGTCATAACAAGAGATAGTTCCACGATTAGGTGGAATGGAAAACAGTATCCTTATGACTCTTGGAATATGGATCAGAATCTATCGACAGCCATGAAAAATTCGGTGACTTGGTACTTTCAGGCATTGGATGAAAAAGTCGGCATGGATACTATCCAGGCTTATTTACAACAAATAGGCTATGGGAATTACAATCTTTCAGGTGGGAAATCACAATTTTGGCTTGAATCTTCATTAAAAATTTCACCAATCGAACAGGTACAGTTACTCAAAGCTTTTTATACAAATGAACTTGGATTTAATCATAACAACGTGCAGACTGTTAAAGAAATGATCAAACTAGAGGGAAAAGATGGTGCAATACTCTCTGGAAAAACTGGAACGGGAAGTGTCAATGGCAAAAATATTAACGGCTGGTTCGTTGGGTATGTAGAGGGCAAAACGAATACGTATTTCTTTGCGACCAATATCCAAAATAAAAATAGTTCTTCCGGAAGCAAGGCAGCAAAAATAACAAAATCTATTTTGAGGGATAAAGACATCTATTAG
- the blaI gene encoding penicillinase repressor BlaI, with product MSEKVPNISEAEWEVMNVLWKQAPLAANEVISSLQEHKEWKPKTVRTLLDRLTKKKVIGVNKNQKVYTFFPLYSQDDCQHAEAQSFVNRIYGGTLKSMLVQFIQEDSLSEEDIKELRSILDNKPNKKSK from the coding sequence GTGTCAGAAAAAGTACCCAATATATCGGAAGCAGAATGGGAAGTCATGAACGTGCTTTGGAAACAGGCACCGCTAGCAGCCAACGAAGTCATTTCCTCTCTGCAAGAGCATAAGGAATGGAAACCGAAAACAGTACGCACACTTTTGGATCGCCTTACCAAAAAAAAGGTAATTGGTGTAAATAAGAACCAGAAAGTTTATACCTTTTTCCCTCTTTATTCCCAGGATGATTGCCAGCACGCCGAGGCACAATCCTTTGTTAATCGAATTTATGGAGGCACGTTAAAGTCGATGCTAGTTCAGTTCATCCAAGAGGATTCTTTGTCAGAGGAGGATATAAAAGAGTTGCGATCGATTTTGGATAACAAGCCAAACAAAAAGTCAAAATGA
- a CDS encoding GNAT family N-acetyltransferase — MSVVINECTFEDIKTLQEISYNTFNETFSHMNKQENIRAYLENAFNTNKLEEEILNPASTFYFISCNEVVAGYLKINVNEAQTEDMWEEALEIERIYIREEFQKNGLGKHLLLKALEVAKGHNKKKIWLGVWEHNVGAIHFYNKMGFVKTGSHSFYMGDEKQTDMIMMKTIA; from the coding sequence ATGTCCGTAGTTATCAATGAATGTACATTTGAAGATATTAAAACACTGCAAGAGATCAGTTATAATACGTTTAACGAGACGTTTTCGCATATGAATAAACAGGAGAACATTAGGGCTTATTTGGAAAATGCCTTTAACACTAACAAATTAGAAGAGGAAATATTGAACCCCGCTTCAACGTTTTATTTTATATCTTGCAATGAGGTAGTCGCTGGTTATTTAAAAATAAACGTCAATGAAGCTCAAACAGAAGATATGTGGGAGGAAGCCCTGGAAATTGAAAGGATTTATATTAGGGAAGAATTTCAAAAAAATGGGCTTGGTAAGCACCTTTTACTTAAGGCACTGGAAGTCGCAAAAGGCCATAATAAAAAGAAAATATGGTTAGGTGTATGGGAACACAATGTCGGTGCAATCCATTTCTATAATAAGATGGGATTTGTTAAAACCGGATCCCATTCCTTTTACATGGGAGACGAAAAACAAACAGATATGATTATGATGAAAACAATTGCGTGA
- a CDS encoding DUF2200 domain-containing protein, with the protein MTKHKIYTMSLASVYPHYVTKAEKKGRTKSEVDEIIRWLTGYSQVKLEAQLEKQTDFETFFAEAPQLNPSRALIKGVICGIRVEDIEEPTMREIRYLDKLIDELAKGKTMEKILRK; encoded by the coding sequence ATGACCAAACATAAGATTTATACAATGAGTCTAGCAAGTGTCTATCCCCATTATGTTACGAAGGCGGAGAAAAAAGGACGTACAAAATCAGAAGTTGATGAAATCATCCGTTGGTTGACGGGATATAGCCAGGTAAAGTTAGAAGCACAACTGGAGAAACAGACAGACTTTGAGACCTTCTTTGCGGAAGCCCCCCAATTGAATCCTTCACGGGCTTTGATCAAAGGTGTAATCTGTGGCATCCGAGTGGAAGATATTGAAGAACCAACGATGCGGGAAATTCGCTATTTGGATAAGCTTATCGATGAACTAGCAAAGGGAAAAACAATGGAGAAGATTTTGCGGAAATAA
- a CDS encoding thiol-disulfide oxidoreductase DCC family protein — protein MVRIILFDGECNFCDKSVQFIIKRDPKGHFKFASLQGDIGKELLNKHNSPKGIDSFVLIENNKCYLKSSAALQVCKNLKGAWKLLYILLVFPKPFRNFLYGIIAKNRYKWFGTKESCMLPSPEERKRFL, from the coding sequence ATGGTGAGGATTATTTTATTTGATGGAGAATGTAACTTTTGCGACAAAAGCGTTCAATTCATCATCAAGAGAGACCCGAAAGGACATTTTAAATTCGCTTCGTTACAAGGTGATATAGGAAAAGAATTATTGAATAAGCATAATTCCCCAAAAGGCATAGATAGTTTTGTTCTTATCGAAAATAATAAATGCTACCTCAAATCGTCGGCAGCCCTTCAAGTTTGTAAAAACCTAAAAGGAGCTTGGAAGTTACTATATATCCTCTTAGTTTTTCCAAAACCTTTCAGAAACTTCCTTTATGGGATTATCGCTAAAAATAGATATAAATGGTTTGGCACAAAAGAAAGCTGTATGTTGCCTTCACCTGAAGAGAGAAAACGGTTTTTATGA
- a CDS encoding DUF3953 domain-containing protein — MLNIIRVILSIIVLALSGSIIFTQNSGLTPYLMLFLGVLLLVIGIIVLLKDKKSFSGYMNIIISLFVLYVSIQQFTL; from the coding sequence ATGCTGAACATAATTAGAGTTATTTTATCAATAATTGTTTTGGCTTTATCAGGTTCTATTATATTCACACAAAACTCTGGGCTAACACCTTATTTAATGTTGTTTTTGGGTGTTCTTTTGTTAGTGATAGGAATAATTGTACTTCTGAAAGACAAAAAAAGCTTTTCGGGGTATATGAATATTATTATTTCTTTATTTGTTTTGTATGTTTCTATACAGCAGTTTACCCTCTAG
- a CDS encoding MFS transporter, with protein MNKQLTILLAGRIITNFADSFYMIATLWYVKSVTDSVLLVGLTSAIAMVPVTLQFLYGPIIDRFSKQKILYIAVIGQGILVSVISLLYFSSILWLPILFILMFFALSLSEATYPTESASIEKLSCREDLTKVNSIFAFSFQTLDIVSDAISGFLIFFIGIGVIYISNGVLLVGTGLVFFFYLKIPKSKKERESSSKKFFAQYKEDFLQGFKVVRKQKILLSIMFGVIAMNVMATMGIAMLPIISSTSVEFGFWLTAMSVGALVGTVLSSKLEMIPLNWIMPSVSMFSGVFWVLSFITIDLHYIPLVLFGLSWIGIGIISIYVQTLIQINLPEEYLGIGFSFLSSLLGCLSTLGYLIGGLIGEFTSGTFVLLLGGTGYVGFSIYFLIHPKLNKLKNKLSVNIDESH; from the coding sequence ATGAATAAACAATTAACTATTTTGTTAGCGGGAAGAATTATAACGAACTTTGCTGATAGTTTTTACATGATCGCTACATTGTGGTATGTCAAATCGGTAACTGACTCAGTACTTTTAGTAGGGTTAACAAGTGCTATTGCTATGGTGCCGGTAACGTTGCAATTTCTTTATGGACCAATTATTGATAGGTTTTCAAAACAAAAAATACTGTATATAGCAGTGATTGGACAGGGAATCTTGGTCAGCGTTATTTCCTTGCTCTATTTTTCGAGTATTTTATGGTTGCCAATTTTATTTATTTTAATGTTTTTTGCACTTTCACTATCGGAAGCAACCTATCCTACTGAAAGTGCTTCAATCGAAAAATTGTCATGCCGTGAAGATTTGACAAAAGTAAACTCAATTTTTGCATTTTCTTTTCAAACACTAGATATTGTTTCTGACGCTATATCAGGATTTCTAATATTCTTTATTGGGATTGGTGTTATTTATATATCCAATGGGGTATTGCTAGTAGGTACGGGATTGGTCTTCTTTTTTTATTTGAAAATACCTAAATCCAAAAAAGAAAGAGAGTCTTCGAGCAAGAAATTTTTTGCACAATATAAAGAAGACTTCCTGCAAGGATTCAAGGTTGTGCGAAAGCAAAAAATACTTCTTTCTATTATGTTTGGAGTAATAGCGATGAATGTTATGGCGACAATGGGTATTGCAATGCTGCCAATTATATCATCCACTTCAGTTGAATTCGGATTCTGGTTAACAGCTATGTCTGTGGGGGCGCTTGTTGGAACCGTCTTGTCTAGCAAACTGGAGATGATTCCTTTAAATTGGATAATGCCATCAGTATCTATGTTTTCTGGTGTATTCTGGGTCTTGTCGTTTATTACTATTGACCTTCACTATATTCCATTGGTATTATTCGGATTGTCATGGATCGGAATAGGGATAATAAGTATTTATGTTCAAACATTAATACAGATTAATTTACCTGAAGAATACTTAGGTATTGGATTTTCTTTTTTATCTTCACTTCTGGGATGTCTAAGTACATTAGGATATCTAATTGGAGGTTTAATAGGAGAATTTACTTCTGGCACATTTGTTTTATTATTGGGAGGAACTGGATATGTTGGTTTTTCAATATATTTCCTGATTCATCCTAAATTAAATAAACTAAAGAATAAACTGAGTGTAAATATAGATGAAAGCCACTAA